The Mycobacterium riyadhense sequence TCGACAGTGTCGCCGTCCTTCGAGGGCATCGCTGCGGTGGCCCGCGTCGCAAAGTTGCCGATGCAATCGCTGGACGCGGTGTACTTCGACACCCTGACCCACGACCTAGCACGCAACCGGGTCACGTTGCGCCGTCGCACCGGTGGTCCCGACGCCGGTTGGCACCTGAAGTTGCCCGCCGGACCCGACGCCCGCACCGAAATTCATGTGCCGCTCGCCGACGACGACGCAACCGGGCAACCCGTGCCGGCCTCGTTGCTCGATGTGGTGCTGGCGATCGTTCGCGACCGCCCGATCGAGCCGGTCGCGCGAATCACCACCCAACGCGAGAGCCAGATCCTGTACGACACTGACGGAGTTGCCGTGGCGGAGTTCAGCAACGACCACGTCACCGCGTGGTCGGCTGGCTCCGATGAGGGACACGCAGAACAGCAGTGGCGCGAGTGGGAGTTGGAACTGCGGCACACGGATGGGACCGCCGGTCACGACCTGCTGAATCGGTTGAGCAACCGGCTGCTGGACGCCGGGGCCGCCCCCGCCGGCCACGGTTCCAAGCTGGCACGGGTGCTGGGTGGGACATCCGCTGCTGCTGGGCCGTCGCAACCGCGGCAACCCGCGGACCCGGTGCATCGCGCCGTGGCCCAGCACATTGAGGAGCTACTGGTGTGGGATCGCGCCGTGCGCGCGGACGCCGACGATGCGGTGCACCAGATGCGGGTGACCACCCGCAAGATCCGCAGCCTGCTCAAGGACGCCCAGGATTCGTTCGGACTGGCCGACGGGGCCTGGATCATCGATGAGCTGCGTGAACTCGCCAGCGTCCTGGGTGTGGCGCGCGATGCTGAGGTGCTCGGCGAGCGCTACCAGCGCGAATTGGACCGGCTGGCACCGGAACTGGTGCGTGGACCCATTCGAGAACGTCTGGTCGACGGAGCCCAACGCCGCTATCAAATCGGGCTGCGGCGGTCTTTGGTCGCAATGCGGTCGAAGCGGTACTTCCGACTGCTTGACGCTCTCGACGCCCTGGTCGCCGAAAACCCGGTCACGGCGGTCGGCCAGGACTCGGCGCCGGTGGCCCCGATAAACATTGACGCCGCGTACAAACGCGTCCGAAAGGCCGCAAAGGCAGCTGCCCAGGGCGGTCAAGACGGCGACGCCGACCACCAGAAAGACCCTGACGAGGCGCTGCACCGGATCCGAAAGCGCGCCAAGCGCTTGCGTTACACCGCGGCCGCGACCGGCGCGGACAAGGTGTCCCAACAGGCGAAGGCCATTCAGACGTTGCTCGGCGATCATCAAGACAGCGTGGTCAGCCGCCAACATTTGATCCGGCAGGTCGAGGCCGCCCACGCCGCAGGCGAAGACACTTTCACCTACGGCCTGCTTTACCGGCAAGAGGCCGACTTGGCAGACAGTTGCCGCGAC is a genomic window containing:
- a CDS encoding CYTH and CHAD domain-containing protein, giving the protein MPVSAPETARHLEVERKFDVVESTVSPSFEGIAAVARVAKLPMQSLDAVYFDTLTHDLARNRVTLRRRTGGPDAGWHLKLPAGPDARTEIHVPLADDDATGQPVPASLLDVVLAIVRDRPIEPVARITTQRESQILYDTDGVAVAEFSNDHVTAWSAGSDEGHAEQQWREWELELRHTDGTAGHDLLNRLSNRLLDAGAAPAGHGSKLARVLGGTSAAAGPSQPRQPADPVHRAVAQHIEELLVWDRAVRADADDAVHQMRVTTRKIRSLLKDAQDSFGLADGAWIIDELRELASVLGVARDAEVLGERYQRELDRLAPELVRGPIRERLVDGAQRRYQIGLRRSLVAMRSKRYFRLLDALDALVAENPVTAVGQDSAPVAPINIDAAYKRVRKAAKAAAQGGQDGDADHQKDPDEALHRIRKRAKRLRYTAAATGADKVSQQAKAIQTLLGDHQDSVVSRQHLIRQVEAAHAAGEDTFTYGLLYRQEADLADSCRDQLDAALRKLDKSVRKARR